A part of Fusarium oxysporum Fo47 chromosome III, complete sequence genomic DNA contains:
- a CDS encoding C6 zinc finger domain protein → MVGVPRSTGCRLCRTRKVKCDTLKPSCGNCIKYGAECPGYSRGLKFVDEKHQIRQRGRRQGKSEEVSTSSSSSTTGSDIATSDSETWSLVRPSPTLLRLELPRGPLLLNMIESSTNYTRSTDVFTLLSWLNIDRLGKRALLDGAICSFALHLTGKANSNADLVAKSRTIYGLALNELQAALQHSTEWKASETLCAAILLCYFELFAGTTVPDTWIQHAKGIGTLMEQRGPAAHAEGWDAAMLLSCRGILTISDMFYPGKDQLFLSRPAWRHVTSDGGRRLIYAPDAPIEHIRVGDGFLANLAQLTPILHGAYLLREANKAGIFVEPDKISALAHLATVEHARLARWFDDFDALEFPRPVEVMPTDPANSLFETVLEHKLAVAGSLLMGYWASMLILEETLVECGTPRANSEISIRYFVNQILRSVESVGRGTMGPYRIGFAIRIVYEFATGKEQRWIASMLDRFSQGYAAIDKKTYPKPKDDDTQPTRVVQSAA, encoded by the exons ATGGTTGGTGTTCCGAGGAGCACTGGATGCCGGCTTTGCAGAACCAGGAAGGTCAAATGTGATACTCTCAAGCCGTCCTGCGGCAACTGCATCAAATATGGAGCAGAGTGTCCAGGTTATTCTCGTGGCCTAAAGTTTGTCGATGAGAAGCATCAGATTCGTCAACGCGGCAGGCGACAGGGCAAAAGCGAAGAAGTGTCGACTAGTTCCTCTTCCAGTACAACGGGCTCTGATATCGCTACATCAGACTCAGAAACATGGTCTCTGGTTAGGCCCTCACCAACCCTGCTGAGGCTGGAGTTGCCAAGAGGGCCACTGCTACTCAACATGATAGAGTCGTCCACTAACTACACTCGGTCCACCGATGTCTTTACACTCTTATCATGGTTGAACATTGATCGTCTAGGAAAGCGGGCTCTGCTCGACGGGGCTATCTGTTCCTTTGCTCTACATCTTACTGGCAAAGCAAACTCCAATGCCGACCTGGTCGCCAAAAGCAGAACTATATATGGCTTGGCACTCAATGAGTTACAGGCCGCTCTACAACACTCCACAGAGTGGAAGGCATCTGAGACCCTGTGCGCTGCTATACTCTTATGCTACTTTGAG CTGTTTGCTGGGACAACTGTCCCCGATACTTGGATCCAACATGCCAAAGGCATTGGAACTCTAATGGAGCAGCGAGGACCAGCAGCTCACGCCGAAGGCTGGGACGCAGCTATGCTGCTCTCATGCCGTGGTATTCTT ACTATAAGCGACATGTTCTATCCCGGAAAGGACCAATTGTTCCTGTCGAGGCCAGCATGGAGGCATGTCACGTCTGATGGCGGTAGACGTCTCATCTATGCTCCTGACGCCCCAATTGAGCACATCCGCGTCGGTGATGGCTTCCTTGCAAACCTGGCCCAGCTCACACCTATTTTGCATGGGGCTTATCTTCTGAGAGAAGCTAACAAGGCGGGCATATTTGTCGAGCCTGACAAAATCTCCGCCTTGGCCCACCTAGCCACCGTGGAACATGCGAGATTGGCGCGATGGTTCGACGATTTCGACGCGCTTGAGTTTCCAAGACCGGTCGAGGTTATGCCAACCGACCCGGCGAATTCGCTGTTCGAGACAGTGCTGGAACACAAGTTGGCAGTAGCCGGGTCCTTACTCATGGGATACTGGGCAAGTATGCTCATTCTAGAAGAGACACTGGTCGAATGTGGGACACCGCGAGCTAACTCGGAGATATCCATCCGGTACTTCGTAAATCAGATATTGCGGTCGGTAGAGTCTGTGGGACGAGGCACTATGGGGCCATATCGAATTGGGTTCGCCATACGGATCGTATATGAGTTCGCTACTGGGAAAGAACAGAGGTGGATTGCCAGCATGCTGGATAGATTCTCACAAGGGTATGCTGCTATTGACAAGAAGACATACCCTAAGCCTAAGGATGATGACACTCAGCCAACGCGGGTTGTTCAGTCTGCAGCTTAG